The Desulfuromonas versatilis genome has a segment encoding these proteins:
- the lptF gene encoding LPS export ABC transporter permease LptF has protein sequence MSAYRVYRYIAREVTVPAILGLLIFTFVLLMGRILKLVEMVINKGVPFADIALLFACLLPAFLVITIPLAFLLGVLLGFGRLSGDSEIIAMKSSGISLYQMMRPVLAIAFAASLATGALTLFVEPVGNAAFRSQVFQIASSRASVGLLPQVFNDEFDGLVIYAQTIDDRSSTMGGVFISDERVGSSPSVILAQRGRIISDSQALTLTMRLENGAVHRQPKSGGQDAYQVIEFNTYDVNLNMGQELEPTERPKKPKELTLGELNQSIAKIDDPDQRRTLQVELQKRLVLPFAPIIFALVGVPLGIQTQRSGRGGGFAMGLVVFLGYYVMFSFAETLADEGGLPPAVTMWLPNLLFLTGGLYLLRQTALERRLRFFELFTQGPIRLLRQLRIERRRP, from the coding sequence ATGTCCGCCTATCGCGTCTACCGCTACATTGCCCGGGAAGTCACTGTTCCTGCCATTCTCGGGCTGCTGATCTTTACCTTCGTGCTGCTCATGGGGCGCATCCTCAAGCTTGTTGAGATGGTCATCAACAAGGGCGTGCCGTTTGCCGACATCGCGCTGCTGTTTGCCTGCCTGCTCCCCGCCTTTCTGGTTATCACCATTCCCCTGGCCTTTCTGCTGGGGGTCCTGCTCGGTTTCGGTCGCCTGTCGGGGGACAGCGAAATCATTGCCATGAAATCATCGGGGATCAGTCTCTACCAGATGATGCGACCGGTGTTGGCTATCGCCTTTGCGGCCAGTCTGGCGACGGGGGCACTTACCTTGTTTGTCGAGCCGGTCGGCAATGCCGCCTTTCGCAGCCAGGTGTTCCAGATTGCCTCGAGCAGGGCCAGCGTGGGGTTGCTGCCCCAGGTTTTCAACGACGAATTCGACGGGCTGGTGATCTATGCCCAAACCATCGACGACCGCAGCAGCACCATGGGCGGGGTTTTCATTTCCGACGAGCGGGTCGGCAGTTCTCCCTCGGTCATTCTCGCCCAGCGGGGTAGAATCATCTCGGACTCCCAGGCGCTCACCCTCACCATGCGACTGGAGAACGGGGCGGTTCACCGGCAGCCCAAATCCGGGGGCCAGGACGCCTACCAGGTCATCGAGTTCAACACCTATGACGTCAACCTCAACATGGGGCAGGAGCTGGAGCCGACCGAGCGCCCCAAAAAACCGAAGGAGCTTACCCTCGGGGAATTGAACCAGTCCATCGCCAAAATCGATGACCCGGACCAGCGCCGCACCCTCCAGGTCGAATTGCAGAAAAGGCTGGTTCTGCCCTTTGCCCCCATTATTTTCGCCCTGGTCGGCGTCCCCCTGGGAATCCAGACCCAGCGCTCGGGGCGCGGCGGGGGATTTGCCATGGGGCTGGTCGTCTTCCTCGGCTACTACGTGATGTTCTCCTTCGCCGAAACCCTGGCCGATGAAGGTGGGCTGCCGCCGGCGGTCACCATGTGGCTGCCCAACCTGCTGTTTCTGACCGGGGGACTTTACCTGCTCCGACAGACCGCGCTGGAGCGGAGGCTGCGTTTTTTTGAACTGTTCACCCAGGGGCCCATCCGCTTGCTGCGGCAGTTGAGAATAGAGCGGAGGCGTCCGTGA
- a CDS encoding phosphatidate cytidylyltransferase has translation MPPIQKGRPIIKQRIITALILLPLLIGFIGYANATWFALLIAGACGLALVEFYAMSLAAERSGERALAIGTGVLLPLCCLAGAQAIPAALTLVVLLFATLFLFRFGDLAKVVQHLSLVLLGYLYIPVLLSHMVLLRELPYGREWIFLVLVVVMAGDTSAYFTGINFGRRKLYPAISPNKSVEGALGGLAGSVFGAALASAAFLPVLSWLDCLVVGLGLGALGQVGDLFESMLKRSFGVKDSGRMIPGHGGILDRLDSLLFAFPAAYYFALLKFAGQG, from the coding sequence ATTCCGCCGATTCAGAAGGGGAGGCCGATCATTAAACAGCGAATCATTACGGCGCTCATCCTCCTGCCGCTGCTGATCGGGTTTATCGGCTACGCCAATGCGACCTGGTTCGCCCTGCTGATCGCCGGGGCCTGCGGGTTGGCCCTGGTGGAGTTTTATGCCATGAGCCTTGCCGCCGAGCGCTCCGGCGAACGGGCCCTGGCCATCGGGACAGGCGTCCTGCTGCCGCTGTGCTGCCTGGCCGGCGCCCAAGCCATCCCCGCGGCCCTGACCCTGGTGGTGCTGCTGTTCGCCACCCTGTTCCTGTTTCGTTTTGGTGATCTTGCCAAGGTGGTGCAGCATCTGTCCCTGGTGCTGCTCGGCTACCTGTATATCCCCGTGCTGCTCAGCCACATGGTTCTTCTGCGCGAACTCCCCTATGGCCGGGAGTGGATTTTTCTGGTCCTGGTGGTGGTGATGGCCGGCGATACCAGCGCGTATTTCACGGGGATCAACTTTGGTCGGCGCAAACTCTATCCGGCGATCAGTCCCAACAAGAGCGTGGAGGGAGCCCTGGGGGGGCTTGCCGGGAGCGTGTTTGGTGCGGCGCTGGCCAGTGCAGCCTTTCTTCCTGTGCTCTCGTGGCTCGATTGCCTGGTGGTGGGTCTGGGCCTGGGAGCGCTCGGCCAGGTGGGGGACCTTTTCGAATCCATGCTCAAGCGCAGCTTCGGGGTGAAGGACTCCGGTCGCATGATCCCCGGTCATGGCGGGATTCTTGACCGGCTCGACAGCCTGTTGTTCGCTTTTCCGGCCGCTTATTACTTTGCCCTGCTGAAATTCGCGGGGCAGGGATAG
- the tsf gene encoding translation elongation factor Ts — protein sequence MANITASMVAELRAKTGAGMMDCKKALGETGGNLEEAIDFLRKKGLSAAAKKADRVAAEGMVVAAGEGSFGVVVEVNAETDFVAKNEAFQQFAAGVAEAVLKAAPADIEALGAVDFPGTGRTVSEELTHQIATIGENMNIRRFARFAAEPGVVASYIHGAGKIGVLVELATAKADDERVVALARQLAMHVAAANPQYLKREEVPSEVLDREKDIMRVKAKESGKPDNIIEKILEGQVNKFFGEICLLEQAYVIDPDQKVNKVVAALAKEIGAEVALTRFCRFQLGEGIEKKADDFASEVAALSTK from the coding sequence GTGGCAAACATTACCGCATCAATGGTCGCCGAACTTCGCGCCAAGACCGGTGCCGGCATGATGGATTGCAAGAAAGCCCTTGGCGAAACCGGCGGCAACCTCGAAGAGGCCATCGACTTCCTGCGCAAAAAAGGCCTCTCGGCCGCTGCCAAGAAAGCCGACCGCGTCGCCGCCGAAGGGATGGTCGTGGCAGCCGGCGAAGGCAGCTTCGGCGTGGTTGTCGAGGTCAATGCCGAGACCGACTTCGTGGCCAAGAACGAAGCCTTCCAGCAGTTCGCCGCCGGCGTTGCCGAAGCTGTTCTTAAGGCAGCTCCCGCAGACATCGAGGCGCTCGGCGCCGTCGACTTTCCCGGTACCGGCCGCACCGTCAGCGAAGAGCTGACCCACCAGATCGCCACCATCGGCGAAAACATGAACATCCGCCGCTTTGCCCGCTTCGCCGCAGAGCCCGGGGTGGTCGCCTCCTACATTCACGGTGCCGGCAAAATCGGGGTGCTGGTCGAGCTGGCCACCGCCAAGGCCGACGACGAGCGCGTTGTCGCCCTTGCCCGGCAACTGGCCATGCACGTGGCGGCCGCCAACCCCCAGTACCTCAAGCGCGAAGAGGTTCCCTCCGAGGTTCTCGATCGCGAGAAGGACATCATGCGGGTCAAGGCCAAGGAGAGTGGCAAGCCCGACAACATCATCGAAAAGATTCTCGAAGGACAGGTCAACAAGTTCTTCGGCGAGATCTGTCTGCTTGAGCAGGCCTATGTGATCGATCCCGACCAGAAGGTCAACAAGGTTGTCGCCGCCCTCGCCAAGGAAATTGGCGCCGAGGTTGCCCTGACCCGCTTCTGCCGCTTCCAGTTGGGCGAGGGGATCGAAAAGAAAGCCGATGACTTCGCCTCCGAGGTTGCCGCGCTGAGCACGAAATAA
- the lptG gene encoding LPS export ABC transporter permease LptG, producing the protein MTLLNRYILSTYGRIFLLALAAFVGIYLLVDFFEKVDNFISHQARPSLYLLYFSNKIPLIVAQVTPLAVLMGVFLTLGGFSSSNELTAMRAGGLSLVRISAPLLGAALLTTLAVMAVNEYVVPLSVKKTNHILRTEVKGKSDLALTKDRVWFREGQAIINVRQALPASQALQGVSIFDLDENFRLKKRVSAASAIFQNGTWTLENVTERRFEPGNGGQHGLDKLPSRPLVLSKTPEDFQVTTEKNEELGFRQLRELAGRLKAEGYDNTRYLVDMHSRLATPFACLIMAFLGIPFALQKGRGASLAMGVTISVAIGIAYFILQATLLAFGYSNILPPLIAAWSANLLFALLGFWLLLRTRS; encoded by the coding sequence GTGACCCTGCTCAACCGCTATATACTTTCCACCTACGGGCGGATCTTTCTCCTCGCCCTGGCGGCCTTCGTCGGCATCTATCTGCTGGTGGATTTCTTTGAAAAGGTCGACAACTTCATCTCTCACCAGGCCAGGCCGTCGCTCTACCTGTTGTACTTCTCGAACAAAATCCCCCTGATCGTGGCCCAGGTCACCCCCCTGGCGGTGCTCATGGGGGTATTCCTGACCCTGGGAGGCTTTTCCAGCAGCAACGAGCTGACCGCCATGAGAGCGGGGGGATTGAGCCTGGTGCGGATCAGCGCCCCTCTGCTGGGCGCGGCTCTGCTTACCACCCTGGCGGTAATGGCGGTCAACGAATACGTAGTTCCCTTAAGCGTAAAAAAGACCAATCACATCCTGCGCACCGAGGTCAAAGGCAAATCCGACCTCGCCTTGACCAAGGACCGGGTCTGGTTCCGCGAGGGCCAGGCCATCATCAATGTACGCCAGGCGCTTCCCGCCAGCCAGGCACTGCAGGGGGTGAGCATCTTCGACCTGGATGAGAACTTCAGGCTGAAAAAACGCGTCTCCGCTGCCAGTGCCATCTTCCAGAACGGCACCTGGACCCTCGAAAACGTCACCGAGCGTCGGTTCGAACCGGGCAACGGCGGCCAGCACGGGCTGGACAAGCTCCCCTCGCGCCCATTGGTTCTGAGCAAGACCCCCGAGGACTTCCAGGTCACCACCGAGAAAAACGAGGAACTCGGGTTTCGCCAGCTGCGCGAACTGGCCGGGCGCCTCAAGGCCGAAGGATACGACAACACCCGCTACCTGGTCGACATGCACAGCCGCCTCGCCACCCCCTTTGCCTGCCTGATCATGGCCTTTCTCGGCATCCCCTTCGCCCTGCAGAAGGGTCGCGGGGCGAGCCTGGCCATGGGGGTGACCATCAGCGTGGCCATCGGCATCGCCTACTTCATCCTCCAGGCCACCCTGCTCGCCTTCGGCTACTCCAACATCCTGCCGCCGCTGATCGCGGCCTGGTCGGCCAACCTGCTGTTCGCCCTGCTGGGGTTCTGGCTGCTGCTCAGGACCCGGAGCTGA
- the frr gene encoding ribosome recycling factor yields MYADVIKRTRTGMSKSVDALKKDFTKVRTGRASTTLLDEVRVDYYGTPTPLNQVGTLSVPEPRLITIQPWEKNLIPEIEKAILKSDLGLNPSSDGQLIRIIIPALTEERRKEMVKLIKRMGEDAKIAVRNARRDGNETMKKLEKDKEISEDELKRGEKEIQELTDEFVKKIDEAIAAKEKEVMEI; encoded by the coding sequence ATGTATGCAGACGTCATCAAGAGGACCCGCACCGGGATGAGCAAGTCCGTGGATGCCCTGAAGAAGGACTTTACCAAGGTCCGCACCGGGCGCGCCTCCACCACCCTGCTCGACGAGGTGAGGGTCGATTATTACGGGACGCCCACCCCGCTTAACCAGGTGGGGACGCTGAGCGTGCCCGAACCCCGGCTGATCACCATTCAGCCCTGGGAGAAGAACCTCATCCCCGAAATCGAAAAAGCGATTCTCAAGTCGGACTTGGGGCTCAATCCCTCCTCCGACGGCCAGTTGATCCGTATCATCATCCCTGCGCTCACCGAGGAGCGGCGCAAGGAAATGGTCAAGCTGATCAAACGCATGGGTGAGGATGCCAAGATCGCGGTGCGCAACGCCCGGCGTGACGGTAACGAAACCATGAAAAAGCTCGAGAAGGACAAGGAAATTTCCGAGGACGAACTCAAGCGCGGCGAAAAAGAGATTCAGGAGCTGACCGACGAGTTCGTCAAGAAGATCGACGAGGCCATTGCGGCCAAGGAGAAGGAGGTCATGGAAATCTGA
- a CDS encoding IPT/TIG domain-containing protein — protein MRTLITLLLLGLFLQPAFAAPPTLTSVRPTTVSAAGAVTITGGPFTTGTRVVLGDREIVPGQGGPGQLVFSVPPMEPGEYALFLRDGEEFSQQSFTLRVVEPTPRILSLSPSNIDACSSEAERRVSVELDDFLPGATLLLNGSALPYSTAGGGTIAFTAPPLEAGIYGVQVVNPGGAQSLPHSLWFNDIPEIQSVDQGTEYVNYYELVIRGKNFFYNSTLVVNEYQAGFSDLPPRQRTIIAQGRSSGQETGYARAQADNVFYVDCNTLIYYRYPYSTQPKPLVLQVINPDGKKSSPYQASLP, from the coding sequence ATGCGAACTCTCATCACACTGCTTTTGCTGGGGCTTTTTCTGCAGCCGGCCTTCGCTGCGCCGCCGACCCTCACTTCGGTTCGACCCACGACCGTTTCCGCCGCCGGCGCCGTCACCATCACCGGCGGCCCCTTCACCACCGGCACCAGGGTTGTGCTCGGCGACCGGGAAATCGTTCCCGGCCAGGGGGGGCCCGGCCAGCTGGTTTTCAGCGTACCCCCCATGGAGCCCGGCGAATACGCCCTTTTCCTGCGCGACGGCGAGGAGTTCAGTCAGCAGTCCTTCACCCTGCGGGTGGTGGAACCGACGCCCCGCATCCTCTCCCTTTCGCCGAGCAACATCGATGCCTGCTCCTCCGAGGCCGAACGGCGGGTGAGCGTGGAATTGGACGACTTTCTGCCGGGTGCGACCCTGCTGCTCAACGGCTCGGCGCTCCCCTACTCCACCGCCGGCGGCGGCACCATCGCCTTTACCGCCCCGCCCCTGGAGGCCGGAATTTATGGTGTGCAGGTGGTCAACCCCGGCGGTGCCCAGTCCCTGCCCCACTCGCTGTGGTTCAACGACATCCCCGAGATCCAGAGCGTGGACCAGGGGACTGAGTACGTCAACTACTACGAGTTGGTCATCCGGGGGAAAAATTTCTTCTACAACTCGACCCTGGTGGTCAACGAATACCAGGCGGGCTTTTCCGACCTGCCGCCGCGCCAGCGCACCATCATCGCCCAGGGGCGAAGCTCGGGCCAGGAAACCGGCTACGCCAGAGCCCAGGCCGACAACGTCTTCTACGTCGACTGCAACACCTTGATCTACTACCGCTACCCCTACAGCACCCAGCCCAAGCCCCTGGTGCTGCAGGTGATCAACCCCGACGGGAAAAAAAGCTCTCCATATCAGGCCTCGCTTCCCTGA
- a CDS encoding 4Fe-4S binding protein — translation MKINDECIACGTCVDACPVGAIVESGDKYAINDDCTDCAACVDSCPVNAIIE, via the coding sequence ATGAAGATCAATGACGAATGCATCGCCTGCGGAACCTGCGTGGACGCCTGCCCGGTGGGCGCCATCGTTGAATCCGGCGACAAGTACGCCATCAATGACGACTGCACCGATTGCGCAGCCTGCGTGGACAGCTGCCCGGTCAACGCCATCATCGAATAA
- the rseP gene encoding RIP metalloprotease RseP yields MVTLIAGIIMLGILVFVHEFGHFCVAKMAGVKVLKFSLGFGPRLVSKKWGETEYMICAIPLGGYVQMLGEGGGEEGEEAPLSPEELERSFANKPVSRRTAIIAAGPFMNLLLPFLVLPVAYLVGVNLPAYLDRSPCIGHVVAGTDGARAGFEPGDCLVSINGDEVATWSATNNAIISHAGSPLDIEVARGGSLTRLVMTPEDGGVEGLQSLGLLPRQDAVVGGLAPGMPAQEAGLAVGDRIVAIADRPIESWYDLKVNIQELGAEPQAFVVERGGELLELTITPVREEADGADYLIGIAPHQDTVFKRFGLVDAIRAGAERALELIELTLVFIQKLFAGHVSAKNIGGPITVVQIAGQAAQTDLSSVLTILAFLSIQLGILNLLPIPILDGGHLFFNLFELVLRRPLSLRAREIAQQIGLILLLLLMGLAFYNDIVRLFFGGQ; encoded by the coding sequence ATGGTGACCCTGATCGCTGGCATTATCATGCTTGGCATCCTGGTTTTCGTACACGAGTTCGGACACTTCTGCGTTGCCAAAATGGCTGGCGTGAAGGTCCTCAAGTTCTCCCTCGGCTTCGGCCCCCGGCTGGTTTCGAAAAAATGGGGGGAAACCGAGTACATGATCTGCGCCATTCCCCTCGGGGGCTATGTGCAGATGCTAGGCGAGGGGGGCGGGGAGGAGGGTGAAGAGGCCCCTTTAAGCCCCGAGGAGTTGGAGCGTTCTTTTGCCAACAAACCGGTCTCCCGGCGCACCGCCATCATCGCCGCAGGCCCCTTCATGAACCTGCTGCTGCCGTTTCTGGTGCTGCCGGTTGCCTACCTGGTCGGCGTCAACTTGCCGGCTTACCTCGATCGTTCCCCCTGTATCGGACATGTCGTGGCTGGCACTGACGGTGCGCGCGCGGGGTTTGAGCCCGGCGACTGCCTGGTCAGCATAAACGGCGACGAGGTGGCGACCTGGTCGGCTACCAACAATGCCATCATCTCCCATGCCGGATCGCCCCTGGATATCGAAGTCGCCCGGGGGGGCAGCCTGACCCGGCTGGTCATGACTCCCGAGGATGGTGGCGTCGAAGGGCTGCAGTCCCTCGGTCTGCTGCCCCGCCAGGATGCGGTGGTGGGCGGGCTCGCTCCCGGGATGCCGGCGCAGGAAGCCGGCCTGGCCGTCGGCGACCGGATCGTCGCCATTGCCGATCGGCCCATCGAGTCCTGGTACGACCTCAAGGTGAATATCCAGGAACTGGGCGCCGAGCCGCAGGCTTTTGTGGTTGAGCGGGGAGGTGAGCTCCTGGAACTCACCATCACGCCCGTGCGCGAAGAGGCCGACGGGGCCGATTACCTGATCGGCATAGCTCCCCATCAGGATACTGTTTTCAAAAGGTTCGGCCTGGTGGATGCCATCCGGGCCGGGGCCGAAAGGGCGCTGGAGCTGATCGAACTGACCCTGGTCTTCATTCAGAAGCTGTTTGCCGGCCATGTGTCCGCCAAGAATATCGGCGGTCCGATCACCGTGGTGCAGATTGCCGGCCAGGCTGCCCAGACCGACCTGTCCAGCGTTCTTACCATCCTGGCATTTCTCAGTATTCAGCTGGGCATCCTCAACCTGCTGCCGATACCGATCCTCGACGGGGGACACCTGTTCTTTAACCTGTTCGAGCTGGTGCTGCGCCGCCCCCTGTCCCTGCGGGCCCGGGAGATCGCTCAGCAGATCGGTCTGATCCTGTTGCTGTTGCTCATGGGCCTGGCCTTCTACAACGATATCGTCCGGCTGTTTTTCGGGGGGCAGTGA
- a CDS encoding 1-deoxy-D-xylulose-5-phosphate reductoisomerase — protein sequence MKNLAILGSTGSIGVSALEIVAAYPDRYRVLSLTAGSNLTRLEEQIRRFRPLLVAVVDPADAATLRQRLGTEAPEILCGVEGMIACASLSGVDMVLSAIVGAAGLVPTMAAIEAGKDIALANKETLVTAGPLVMEAVARKGVSLYPVDSEHSAIFQSLEGHRRSDVRRLILTASGGPFRNHSLAQLKGVTPGDALNHPNWSMGRKISIDSATMMNKGLEVIEARWLFDLPAERIAVHIHPQSIVHSMVEYLDGSVIAQLGIPDMKTPIAYALSYPERLPLNLPPLDLCSLGSLTFETPDPARFACLSLAYEALREGGSAPAVLNAANEVAVEAFLNGQIAFLDIPVIIRATLDSHPGEPLSHIDGYLRADRQARQSARRIIAAAH from the coding sequence ATGAAAAATCTTGCCATTCTCGGCTCCACCGGTTCCATCGGGGTGAGCGCCCTGGAGATCGTCGCTGCCTACCCTGATCGCTACCGCGTGCTCTCGCTCACCGCGGGGAGCAATCTGACGCGACTCGAAGAGCAGATCCGCCGGTTCCGCCCGCTGCTCGTCGCGGTGGTCGACCCGGCCGACGCCGCCACCTTGCGGCAGCGGCTCGGCACAGAGGCGCCCGAGATCCTCTGTGGGGTTGAAGGGATGATCGCCTGTGCCTCCCTTTCCGGGGTGGATATGGTGCTCTCCGCCATCGTCGGGGCTGCGGGCCTGGTGCCAACCATGGCGGCCATCGAAGCCGGCAAGGACATCGCGCTGGCCAACAAGGAGACCCTGGTTACCGCCGGGCCGCTGGTGATGGAGGCGGTGGCCCGCAAGGGGGTCAGCCTGTACCCCGTCGACAGTGAGCACTCGGCCATCTTCCAGTCTCTCGAAGGGCACCGGCGCAGCGATGTCCGGCGCCTGATCCTGACCGCATCCGGAGGGCCGTTTCGCAACCACTCGCTGGCCCAGTTGAAGGGCGTGACTCCCGGTGATGCCCTGAATCACCCCAACTGGAGCATGGGGCGCAAGATCTCCATCGATTCCGCCACCATGATGAACAAGGGGCTCGAGGTGATCGAGGCCCGCTGGCTCTTCGACCTGCCGGCCGAGCGGATCGCCGTGCACATCCATCCGCAAAGCATCGTTCACTCCATGGTCGAGTATCTTGATGGTTCGGTGATCGCCCAGCTGGGGATCCCGGACATGAAGACGCCGATCGCCTATGCGCTCAGCTATCCGGAACGGCTGCCCCTGAACCTGCCGCCGCTGGATCTTTGCTCGCTGGGGTCGTTGACCTTCGAGACACCCGATCCGGCCCGCTTCGCCTGCCTGAGCCTGGCCTACGAGGCCCTGCGGGAAGGGGGCTCGGCCCCCGCCGTGCTCAATGCCGCCAACGAGGTGGCGGTTGAGGCGTTTCTCAACGGCCAGATCGCTTTCCTCGACATCCCGGTAATCATCCGGGCTACCCTCGACAGCCATCCGGGCGAGCCGCTGAGCCACATCGACGGATATCTGCGGGCCGATCGACAGGCCCGCCAGTCAGCCCGCCGGATAATCGCCGCCGCCCATTGA
- the rpsB gene encoding 30S ribosomal protein S2 has product MAQITMKQLLEAGVHFGHQTKRWNPKMKPYIFGARNGIYIIDLQKTVRYFKNAYTFLKEVVEGGEKILFVGTKKQAQDAIMEETLRAGQFYVNNRWLGGMLTNFSTIKASIDRLKKIEAMAQDGTYELVTKKEALQFERERAKLEKSLGGIKGMTKLPGAIFVIDPKKEAIAVKEARKLGIPVVAVVDTNCDPDEIDFIIPGNDDAIRAIRLFASRMADACIEGGQSRETALRSDAEGGETAAEAEAVAEPAAEAPSAEA; this is encoded by the coding sequence ATGGCACAGATCACCATGAAACAACTGCTGGAGGCCGGGGTGCATTTCGGCCACCAGACCAAGCGCTGGAACCCCAAGATGAAGCCCTACATCTTCGGGGCCCGCAACGGCATTTACATCATCGACCTGCAGAAGACGGTGCGTTACTTCAAAAACGCCTACACCTTCCTCAAGGAGGTCGTCGAGGGCGGCGAGAAGATCCTTTTCGTCGGCACCAAGAAGCAGGCCCAGGACGCCATCATGGAGGAGACCCTCCGCGCCGGGCAGTTCTATGTGAACAACCGTTGGCTGGGTGGCATGCTGACCAACTTCTCCACCATCAAAGCCAGCATCGACCGGCTGAAGAAGATCGAAGCCATGGCCCAGGACGGCACCTACGAACTGGTGACCAAGAAAGAGGCGCTGCAGTTCGAGCGCGAGCGGGCCAAGCTGGAAAAGAGCCTTGGCGGTATCAAGGGCATGACCAAGCTGCCCGGGGCCATCTTCGTCATCGACCCGAAGAAGGAGGCGATTGCCGTCAAGGAAGCCCGCAAGCTGGGGATTCCCGTGGTGGCCGTGGTCGACACCAACTGCGACCCGGACGAAATCGACTTCATCATCCCCGGCAACGACGACGCCATCCGCGCCATCCGCCTGTTCGCTTCGCGCATGGCCGATGCCTGCATCGAAGGGGGGCAGTCCCGTGAAACCGCCCTGCGCAGCGACGCCGAAGGCGGCGAAACCGCTGCCGAGGCCGAAGCTGTCGCCGAGCCGGCTGCTGAAGCTCCTTCCGCCGAAGCCTGA
- the pyrH gene encoding UMP kinase: MAEAKPRYQRILLKLSGEALAGQQGYGIDPEVIANIASEIKEVVGLGVQVALVIGGGNIFRGVAAASRGMDRASADYMGMLATVMNSLALQDSLEKVGVVTRVQSAIEMQEVAEPYIRRRAVRHLEKGRVVIFGAGTGNPYFTTDTAASLRAMEIGAEVILKATKVDGVYSADPAKVKDAVKYPSLTYLDVLKKGLQVMDATATSLCMDNNLPIVVFDLTSTGNIKKVVLGESIGTVVKGE; this comes from the coding sequence ATGGCAGAGGCCAAGCCAAGATATCAGCGGATTCTGCTCAAGCTCAGCGGGGAGGCCCTCGCCGGTCAGCAGGGGTACGGCATCGACCCCGAGGTAATCGCCAACATCGCCTCCGAGATCAAGGAGGTGGTTGGTCTGGGGGTGCAGGTCGCCCTGGTCATCGGCGGCGGCAACATCTTCCGGGGGGTAGCTGCGGCTTCCCGCGGCATGGACCGGGCAAGCGCCGATTATATGGGGATGCTGGCCACGGTCATGAACAGCCTCGCCCTGCAGGATTCCCTGGAGAAGGTGGGGGTTGTGACCCGGGTCCAGTCGGCCATCGAAATGCAGGAAGTGGCCGAGCCGTATATCCGCAGGCGGGCCGTTCGGCACCTGGAGAAGGGCCGCGTGGTCATCTTCGGCGCCGGCACCGGCAACCCCTACTTCACCACCGATACCGCCGCCAGCCTGCGGGCGATGGAGATCGGCGCCGAGGTGATTCTCAAGGCGACCAAGGTTGACGGGGTCTACAGCGCCGATCCGGCCAAGGTGAAGGATGCGGTCAAGTATCCCAGCCTGACCTACCTGGACGTGCTCAAAAAGGGACTGCAGGTGATGGATGCCACGGCGACCTCCCTGTGCATGGACAACAATCTTCCCATTGTCGTGTTCGATCTGACCTCCACGGGCAACATCAAGAAAGTGGTGCTCGGCGAGTCGATCGGTACGGTTGTCAAAGGAGAGTGA
- a CDS encoding isoprenyl transferase has translation MRIPRHLAIIMDGNGRWAEIRQMPRIAGHQRGVEAVQTIVEECRSLGVEYLTLYAFSSENWGRPDDEVNALMGLLGHYLRSELETMLRQRIRLNVIGDIRRLPREVAQVLKDTVARTAENREMVLTLALSYGARDEILRAVRHLGAEMLAGRLVPEQVDDRVFSGALDTRDIPDPDLLIRTSGEMRVSNFLLWQLAYTELYFTDSLWPDFGIEDLHQALGEFGHRQRRFGLTGAQLKDSADSEGEADH, from the coding sequence ATGCGTATTCCACGACACCTGGCCATCATCATGGACGGCAACGGCCGCTGGGCCGAGATTCGTCAAATGCCCCGCATCGCCGGGCACCAGCGCGGCGTGGAGGCGGTGCAGACCATCGTCGAGGAATGCCGCAGCCTGGGGGTTGAATATCTCACCCTGTACGCCTTCAGTTCGGAGAACTGGGGGCGCCCCGACGACGAGGTGAACGCCCTGATGGGGCTGCTCGGCCATTATCTGCGCTCCGAGCTGGAGACCATGCTCCGCCAGCGCATCCGGCTCAACGTCATCGGTGACATCCGCCGGCTCCCCCGGGAAGTCGCCCAGGTGCTCAAGGACACCGTGGCCCGCACCGCTGAAAACCGTGAAATGGTTTTGACCCTGGCGCTTTCCTACGGGGCCAGGGACGAGATCCTGCGGGCGGTGCGCCACCTGGGGGCCGAGATGCTGGCAGGGCGGCTGGTACCCGAGCAGGTTGACGACCGGGTATTTTCCGGCGCTCTCGACACCAGGGATATCCCCGACCCCGATCTGCTGATTCGCACCAGCGGAGAGATGCGGGTCAGCAATTTTCTGCTCTGGCAGCTGGCCTACACCGAACTCTACTTTACCGATTCGCTGTGGCCCGACTTCGGCATCGAGGACCTGCACCAGGCGCTGGGCGAATTCGGCCACCGGCAGAGGCGCTTCGGGTTGACCGGCGCTCAGCTCAAGGATTCCGCCGATTCAGAAGGGGAGGCCGATCATTAA